A section of the Bacteroidales bacterium genome encodes:
- a CDS encoding alanine racemase has translation MASIVLDSKKLKFNFNYLDKLFRKHDIKWSVVSKMLCGNRLFISEIIKLGITQVCDSRVSNLRAVKELAPEIETIYIKPPPKTQIPGVVKYADISFNTELETIRALSREAGNQEKVHRIMIMIELGELREGVMRDDVMDFYAEVFELPSIEVIGIGTNLSCLYGVLPNHDKLIQLSLYKQLIEARFNKKIPYVSGGSSVTIPLIDQKLLPGGVNHFRVGETLFLGTDVYNNTAYKKMHSDVFTLYAEIIELIEKPLVPMGEMGTNVEGHSFDFPLEEIGKTSFRAIIDLGLLDVEESHIKPADQNLRFVGASSDMLVVDLGQNEKNLKVGDTLEFNLDYMGTLRIINSKYIDKKVV, from the coding sequence ATGGCATCAATTGTACTGGATTCGAAGAAGCTCAAATTCAATTTCAATTACCTTGATAAGCTTTTCAGGAAGCATGATATTAAATGGTCAGTTGTTTCGAAGATGCTCTGCGGAAACCGCCTTTTCATCAGCGAAATTATTAAGCTGGGGATTACACAGGTTTGCGATTCCAGGGTTTCAAACCTCAGGGCTGTAAAAGAACTGGCGCCAGAGATTGAAACCATTTATATCAAACCGCCACCCAAAACTCAGATTCCTGGTGTGGTAAAGTATGCTGACATAAGTTTTAATACTGAGCTCGAAACAATCCGTGCGCTTTCCCGGGAAGCCGGCAATCAGGAGAAGGTTCACAGGATAATGATCATGATTGAATTGGGTGAATTGCGCGAAGGCGTCATGCGCGACGATGTGATGGATTTTTATGCAGAAGTTTTTGAACTTCCCTCTATTGAGGTTATTGGTATAGGGACCAATTTATCCTGCTTGTATGGCGTGCTGCCCAATCATGATAAGCTAATCCAGCTAAGTCTTTACAAACAGTTGATTGAAGCCAGGTTCAACAAGAAAATCCCTTATGTTTCAGGAGGTTCATCGGTAACAATTCCGTTGATTGATCAAAAGTTGTTGCCCGGTGGCGTGAATCATTTTCGTGTTGGTGAAACCCTCTTCCTGGGAACGGATGTGTACAACAACACAGCATATAAAAAAATGCATAGCGATGTTTTCACGCTCTACGCAGAAATCATTGAATTGATTGAAAAGCCGCTTGTTCCGATGGGGGAGATGGGCACCAATGTTGAAGGCCATTCATTCGATTTTCCATTGGAAGAAATCGGAAAAACTTCCTTTCGCGCAATCATTGACCTGGGCTTGCTTGATGTTGAGGAATCGCACATTAAGCCTGCTGATCAAAATCTGAGATTTGTTGGCGCCAGTTCAGATATGTTGGTGGTTGACCTGGGCCAGAATGAAAAAAATCTGAAAGTGGGCGACACACTTGAGTTTAATCTGGATTATATGGGAACCTTGCGAATTATCAATTCAAAGTATATTGATAAAAAAGTGGTTTAG
- a CDS encoding right-handed parallel beta-helix repeat-containing protein, whose amino-acid sequence MRNFTNQTKLIRALALFTLLLLLSVVSVRAQLPIKGIDVVRCGAGPVDLVVEWDGQVLDPSNVKWYTEPFYGTPFHTGLSYTTDYLELTTTFYVDYIDENLCGECDRLLIKAIIFDAIINNQVFYESNTFCNSASNIYFPTIVGVQGGTFSVQPVGGAPQIPLVVNSETGAFNPQNVSSGTYTITYLPPDIPGCDSDPVSIDVTITDSPLEPEISYIPDHFCAYPEAQTIDVDFSIPAYTPPTGASFSAVPTGLCINSTSGQINPQNCLTGNYTITYYVPGGGGCPPVIKTTQVTVLQLPTASINYNSPFTLNMGPQPVSITGSGDYLGGTFTHDGNSGDLDLDATTGEIIPANSVQGSYLITYTLAAVSPCVDGLVATISIEILSLPVAQISAVPTEVCQYSADEPEVTFTGAAGLPPYTLLYSINDGLTQDIITAGNAVIITHPTLVTGSYIYKIHSVTDDNGSIRVYDPGNEPFATINVNAQSHGLFEYADSPYCSDGSNPVPTMLDGGVKGTFTSTAGLVFVDETTGEINISLSIPGTYAVSNTIAALGGCPESVTIVDVTITALPLAGFSYEPAYCNNGSNPTPILDEGAQIGIFSFDQPGLVFVSPTTGEINLASSLPGTYIITNTVAAADGCGVVTATDEVTIEPLPLVTNDDEFFICSNTSPDIALTASLASSFTWTIGNITGDITGAEAGSGAVIEQVLINPSNTEAGTAEYLVVPTSTAAGCVGDAFTITVTVKPLPVLSSSLAPTAICSELAFEYEATSSATGATFSWSRAAVAGIQQGPTTGGTAFINEVLTNTTNASIDVVYEFTITADGCSNKQNVTIGVNPTPSVTNIELAQAICSGGSTTAVELTSDIVGATLSWIAYPSAGITGSVATGTGTIPVQTLTNSLTTDGTVTYVIAPTLGNCYGVEVEYVVTVYALPVCEVTGPDAVTYADVTEFAAPLGMTSYVWNISGDGTIIGANNGQTVDVNADAAGSYTLSLTIINGNGCTSSCDLVVIVNRAELMVIAVDKDKAYDGLVFPYASYTVTYDGFVSNEDEGVLGGTLTFAGSAINATDFGNYTIAPAGLTSGNYDIAFIDGELEITKATLIVTAADKDKVYDGLVFPYTSYTVTYDGIVTGEDQDDLSGVLSFVGTAISATEVGDYVISPQGLSSENYNITFENGALRIWPVHNTTQNKYYSTIQAAIDEANAADAIQVANGSYNLLAPIKIDKSIILTGNVNTPEDVIVNAPTDGGVDRDVFQIISSGVTIQGFTIQGAKDQSGTADGKTNGGIMVGGDKYILGVKPAGATDFTFSSWWGFGVQDVIIKNNRITNNSYGIFIFHSQNITIEGNEIFANTQDVINIWSGKGISVYSQPAMTLANKVSSGSPLLATSNLTIKNNEIYNNELMGIELNYSEIYNLGADPRPGPFNINTIIEGNSIYNNGGTTDNIGLPGKDLFRGISANGNEENVSVINNEIYGHLPGVGRFQSIALTSGMRLSSTKDWTVENNKIYNNVAGINAYGTSTGINVNENAIFDNAQGVVMASSNTGTVVNNAIYNNNVSTWQSDGIEPYGVNNLDIIEAPLIASCNWWGTINFSEILPKVSVNVEFVNYLIPDAGGETHLWSEEDKYSCTGIAPLTITAGSDSKVYDGIPLTNAGYSVTAGALLVGHTLQAVTLTGSQAAVGTSDNIPSAAVILDGSSNNVTAKYNITYVNGNLEVTSRPLEITANNVSKSYGNIYTFENNEYTLTNGTSLAGSHTMTLTLSSAGAEADALAGFYLVEIFDIVIKDAGNTNTTDNYDINLINGTLGVMGPVIVYNHDPSEPNTEIIATHMTIQSAIDAETTVNGHYISVASGNYDELINVTKGVTISGYGAVNTLIQSSNALSTNILSITASNVAIKDIAIVGPGGSSPPSRGIHINGILSGIALVNVISNQHLYGVHVSAGSDITNLTLTNTVLNINGNGLQIDAEAKVDGLTITNGEMDGNLFGFSTAATLDNYDNSDDLNNVSITGTSFSGNMYFGLMFNKGKNVNLNGITVNGNGNVSGAPGSGIYFTWREGTFSNIIVQNSTITNNGQNAGANDGGGILIRPRANASASGISIENNLISGNGAAGNSSAGIRVLKNDENTGTDPGISINGNSITSNANHGITSTTSANIDASCNWWGTANYNEILLIVSTKVQFVNYLIPGAGDTYPWSGVDTYSCTGVE is encoded by the coding sequence ATGAGAAACTTTACAAATCAAACCAAACTGATCAGAGCGTTAGCTTTGTTTACTTTGTTGCTTCTGCTCTCTGTTGTGAGCGTTCGCGCCCAGCTACCCATAAAGGGTATTGACGTTGTGCGCTGTGGAGCAGGGCCTGTTGATCTGGTTGTTGAATGGGACGGACAAGTACTTGACCCATCAAACGTCAAGTGGTATACAGAGCCGTTTTATGGCACACCTTTCCACACTGGCTTGTCGTATACCACTGATTACCTTGAATTAACCACTACATTTTATGTGGATTACATTGATGAGAATCTTTGTGGTGAATGCGACAGATTATTGATTAAGGCCATAATTTTTGACGCCATTATCAACAACCAGGTGTTTTATGAGAGTAATACATTCTGTAATTCCGCCAGCAACATTTATTTCCCAACCATTGTTGGTGTTCAGGGAGGTACTTTTTCTGTGCAGCCGGTAGGTGGCGCACCCCAAATTCCGCTTGTAGTCAACTCCGAAACCGGAGCATTCAATCCACAAAATGTTTCTTCCGGAACATACACCATCACCTATCTTCCACCTGATATTCCCGGCTGCGACAGCGACCCGGTAAGTATTGATGTTACAATCACGGATAGTCCACTGGAACCGGAAATCAGCTATATTCCTGACCACTTCTGTGCCTATCCTGAAGCGCAAACCATAGATGTTGATTTCTCGATTCCGGCATATACTCCACCTACGGGAGCAAGTTTCAGCGCGGTTCCCACAGGTCTTTGCATTAATTCTACATCAGGGCAGATAAATCCACAAAACTGCCTGACGGGAAATTATACCATAACATATTATGTTCCTGGAGGAGGAGGTTGCCCTCCTGTAATTAAAACTACTCAAGTAACTGTACTGCAACTGCCAACCGCTTCCATCAACTACAACAGCCCTTTTACTTTAAACATGGGACCGCAACCGGTCTCGATCACTGGTAGCGGTGATTACCTGGGTGGAACATTCACACATGACGGAAACTCAGGTGATCTTGATCTGGATGCCACAACAGGTGAAATAATTCCAGCTAATAGTGTTCAGGGCTCATACCTCATTACATATACGCTTGCAGCAGTTAGCCCATGTGTTGACGGTTTAGTGGCAACTATAAGTATTGAAATCCTTTCACTGCCTGTAGCGCAAATAAGTGCAGTACCCACAGAGGTATGTCAATATTCAGCTGATGAGCCGGAAGTAACTTTTACAGGTGCAGCCGGATTACCACCGTATACATTATTATATAGTATAAACGACGGGCTTACCCAGGATATCATTACTGCAGGTAATGCGGTCATTATCACACACCCCACACTGGTAACAGGTTCATACATTTACAAAATACACAGCGTTACAGACGACAATGGAAGCATACGAGTTTATGACCCAGGAAACGAACCATTTGCTACTATCAATGTAAATGCTCAAAGCCATGGATTATTTGAATACGCTGATTCACCTTATTGCAGCGATGGCAGTAACCCAGTGCCAACCATGCTTGATGGTGGTGTGAAAGGAACATTTACATCTACAGCCGGACTTGTATTTGTTGATGAAACAACCGGTGAGATTAATATTTCCTTAAGTATTCCGGGAACCTATGCAGTATCTAACACCATTGCTGCATTAGGTGGCTGTCCGGAATCAGTTACAATCGTTGATGTGACTATAACCGCATTACCTCTAGCCGGATTCAGTTATGAACCTGCATATTGTAATAATGGATCGAATCCTACTCCGATTTTAGATGAAGGTGCACAAATTGGAATTTTCAGCTTTGACCAGCCGGGACTTGTTTTTGTTAGCCCTACGACTGGAGAAATTAATCTGGCTTCAAGTTTACCCGGAACATACATTATTACCAATACAGTTGCAGCAGCCGATGGCTGTGGAGTCGTTACAGCAACGGATGAAGTTACTATTGAACCATTACCTTTGGTTACAAATGATGATGAATTCTTTATTTGCAGCAATACCAGTCCTGATATTGCTTTAACTGCGAGCCTGGCAAGTTCGTTTACATGGACAATCGGAAATATCACAGGAGACATAACTGGAGCAGAAGCTGGTAGTGGTGCTGTTATTGAGCAGGTTCTCATAAACCCAAGCAATACTGAGGCCGGAACTGCAGAATATCTCGTTGTTCCAACATCAACCGCAGCAGGTTGTGTTGGCGATGCATTCACCATTACAGTTACTGTGAAACCATTGCCTGTCCTTTCTTCATCGCTTGCACCAACAGCTATCTGTAGTGAACTAGCATTCGAATATGAGGCAACCAGCAGTGCAACTGGAGCAACTTTCAGTTGGAGCAGAGCAGCAGTTGCAGGAATCCAGCAAGGTCCTACAACGGGTGGAACCGCTTTTATTAACGAAGTCTTAACAAACACCACCAATGCTTCTATTGATGTGGTTTATGAATTTACTATCACCGCTGATGGTTGCAGCAATAAACAAAATGTAACAATAGGAGTTAATCCTACACCATCAGTTACAAATATTGAACTGGCACAGGCGATTTGCTCAGGAGGTTCTACCACGGCTGTGGAACTTACATCTGACATTGTTGGAGCTACTCTGAGTTGGATAGCCTATCCTTCAGCCGGAATCACAGGCTCTGTTGCAACTGGAACAGGAACGATACCTGTTCAAACACTTACCAATTCACTGACAACTGACGGGACAGTAACTTACGTAATTGCTCCTACCCTTGGCAATTGCTATGGTGTTGAAGTAGAATATGTTGTTACAGTTTATGCACTTCCCGTTTGCGAAGTCACAGGACCTGATGCAGTTACCTACGCTGATGTGACAGAGTTCGCAGCACCGTTAGGTATGACCTCTTATGTGTGGAATATTTCTGGTGATGGAACCATCATAGGTGCAAACAATGGGCAAACTGTTGATGTGAATGCTGATGCCGCAGGAAGCTATACGCTATCATTGACAATTATAAACGGAAATGGATGTACAAGTAGTTGCGATCTTGTAGTGATTGTTAATCGAGCAGAGTTGATGGTAATCGCCGTAGACAAGGACAAGGCTTATGATGGGTTGGTATTCCCTTATGCAAGTTATACTGTCACTTACGATGGTTTTGTTTCGAACGAAGACGAAGGTGTACTTGGCGGCACACTGACTTTTGCTGGGTCAGCAATCAATGCAACTGATTTTGGCAACTATACAATCGCCCCAGCAGGTCTGACAAGCGGCAACTACGATATTGCCTTTATTGATGGTGAGTTGGAAATAACCAAAGCAACTTTGATTGTAACAGCCGCTGACAAAGACAAGGTTTATGATGGACTTGTATTCCCCTATACCAGCTACACGGTCACCTATGATGGTATTGTTACGGGAGAAGATCAGGACGATCTTAGCGGTGTGCTTTCCTTTGTTGGCACAGCAATCAGTGCCACTGAAGTTGGAGATTACGTGATCAGCCCTCAGGGCCTAAGCAGTGAAAACTACAATATTACATTCGAAAATGGTGCACTTCGCATCTGGCCTGTACATAACACCACACAAAATAAATACTACAGTACTATACAGGCTGCAATTGATGAAGCCAATGCAGCAGATGCAATTCAGGTGGCTAACGGATCATACAATCTATTGGCTCCAATCAAAATTGATAAATCCATCATCCTAACAGGAAATGTGAACACTCCAGAGGATGTAATCGTGAATGCCCCAACCGATGGTGGTGTTGATCGTGATGTTTTCCAAATAATCTCCAGTGGAGTAACTATTCAGGGATTTACAATCCAGGGAGCTAAAGATCAGTCAGGTACTGCTGATGGAAAAACCAATGGAGGCATCATGGTTGGTGGCGATAAATACATATTAGGAGTAAAACCAGCAGGAGCAACTGATTTTACTTTCAGTTCCTGGTGGGGCTTCGGCGTTCAGGATGTCATCATTAAAAACAACCGGATTACCAATAACAGTTATGGGATCTTTATATTCCATTCTCAGAACATAACAATTGAAGGAAATGAGATTTTTGCCAATACACAGGATGTTATAAACATTTGGTCAGGCAAAGGAATATCAGTGTATTCACAACCGGCAATGACATTGGCAAATAAGGTTTCATCCGGTTCTCCTTTACTGGCTACAAGTAACCTAACCATCAAAAACAATGAAATTTACAACAATGAGTTGATGGGTATAGAACTGAATTATTCAGAAATCTATAATCTTGGCGCTGATCCCAGACCCGGGCCATTCAATATAAACACCATCATTGAAGGCAATTCTATTTATAATAATGGAGGGACTACTGACAATATTGGTTTGCCTGGCAAGGACTTGTTCAGAGGCATATCAGCCAATGGCAATGAGGAGAATGTTTCTGTTATTAACAATGAAATATATGGCCATTTACCAGGCGTAGGAAGATTCCAAAGCATTGCACTTACCTCAGGCATGCGCCTCAGTAGCACAAAGGATTGGACTGTAGAAAACAATAAGATTTATAACAACGTTGCAGGTATCAATGCTTATGGAACATCTACCGGTATCAATGTTAATGAAAACGCAATATTTGACAACGCACAGGGTGTAGTAATGGCCAGTTCCAATACAGGCACTGTTGTAAATAATGCAATTTACAATAATAATGTTTCAACCTGGCAAAGTGATGGTATTGAGCCATATGGTGTAAACAACCTTGATATTATAGAAGCACCACTCATCGCCAGTTGCAACTGGTGGGGAACAATAAACTTTAGCGAAATCCTGCCAAAAGTATCAGTCAATGTAGAGTTTGTGAATTACCTGATTCCGGATGCAGGAGGTGAAACACACCTGTGGTCAGAAGAGGATAAATATTCATGCACAGGTATTGCGCCGCTTACCATCACCGCAGGTAGTGATAGTAAGGTCTATGACGGTATACCGTTGACAAATGCCGGTTACTCGGTTACAGCCGGTGCACTACTTGTTGGGCATACCCTGCAAGCAGTTACCTTGACTGGTTCTCAGGCCGCCGTAGGTACGAGCGACAATATTCCGAGCGCCGCAGTAATTCTTGACGGCTCAAGCAATAATGTCACAGCCAAATATAATATTACCTATGTTAATGGAAATCTTGAGGTAACATCCCGTCCGCTTGAGATCACAGCCAACAATGTCAGCAAGTCCTATGGTAATATATATACATTTGAAAACAATGAATATACTCTGACAAATGGCACATCTCTAGCTGGCAGTCATACCATGACTCTAACACTTTCGAGTGCAGGAGCAGAAGCAGATGCACTCGCTGGGTTCTACCTCGTAGAAATATTTGATATAGTGATTAAGGATGCTGGTAATACTAATACTACTGACAACTATGATATAAACTTAATCAATGGTACTCTTGGGGTGATGGGGCCAGTTATAGTTTACAATCATGATCCTTCAGAACCAAATACTGAAATTATAGCTACACATATGACCATACAGTCGGCAATTGATGCCGAAACCACAGTGAACGGACATTACATTTCAGTAGCTTCAGGAAATTATGATGAACTTATAAATGTGACGAAGGGTGTTACCATTTCAGGCTATGGCGCTGTCAACACCTTGATACAAAGCAGCAATGCACTTTCCACGAATATTTTGAGCATCACAGCCAGTAATGTTGCCATTAAAGACATAGCCATTGTTGGCCCTGGAGGCAGTTCGCCGCCCAGCCGTGGTATTCATATCAATGGAATATTATCTGGGATTGCACTTGTTAACGTAATATCCAACCAGCATCTGTATGGTGTACATGTGAGTGCAGGTTCGGATATAACAAATCTTACATTGACTAACACTGTGTTGAACATCAACGGCAACGGCTTACAGATTGATGCTGAAGCCAAAGTTGACGGACTTACGATTACCAATGGTGAAATGGACGGCAACCTGTTCGGATTCTCTACTGCAGCTACCCTCGATAATTATGACAACAGCGATGATCTAAACAATGTAAGCATTACCGGAACTTCTTTCTCTGGCAATATGTATTTTGGTTTAATGTTCAACAAAGGAAAGAATGTTAACCTGAATGGTATTACGGTTAATGGCAACGGAAATGTTTCCGGTGCTCCAGGCTCGGGTATATATTTTACCTGGCGTGAAGGAACATTCTCTAATATCATCGTACAAAACTCCACGATCACAAACAACGGCCAGAATGCCGGTGCAAATGATGGCGGTGGTATCCTTATACGTCCGAGGGCAAATGCTAGTGCAAGCGGTATTAGCATCGAAAACAACCTGATCTCTGGCAATGGTGCGGCAGGCAATAGCTCAGCTGGTATCCGGGTTCTGAAAAATGATGAAAACACGGGTACTGATCCTGGAATTTCAATCAATGGCAATAGCATTACCAGTAATGCCAATCACGGCATTACAAGCACGACTTCTGCAAATATTGACGCAAGTTGTAACTGGTGGGGAACCGCCAACTACAACGAGATACTACTCATTGTATCTACAAAAGTGCAGTTTGTGAATTACCTGATCCCTGGTGCAGGAGATACCTACCCATGGTCAGGTGTGGATACATATTCCTGCACGGGGGTCGAATAA
- a CDS encoding tetratricopeptide repeat protein encodes MRLFIPFVILFMCLINTSSGQQTKVDSLRNIIEINAGKKISSHAQILLAKELLPSNPEEAFELLTLTASVENENDDVVRADYFNAWGTFYWYANDHTRAIDFFMMTMNIGKSPAILPKIAQAANNMGCLYSKQGNADSARKYLEQALEIDIKLENETGIMKSKFDLGVFNLRQDNYATALLLLHEVADFQEENKDSIRLTYTLNALGNTYFRLNRNDKAIEQYHKAINIGEVLGMLENQITAYNNLTAIYSELPDSFNQALQHGYLGMKLASENNDNTNLLSISSNIGSAYLSANQADSALYYYEKALALVDQINEPSIQAQLHINAGRAYFVNALYEKARLHIHKGLEIAKSINSLSNQSRGYKLLASVDSIQGNFRNALINFQHSTRLYDSIWSLENASRIADLEIAYETRKNEFEITHLKKEFRLVKMMNLTGVFIILLLLAVSAAVIAYMRSRNTIYEQKLLIQQKENERVQSLLQANKRELSGKVTALIKLEETIGPIKDEINKLITRSNDDTSVHLQSALQMLTLAEKGHQLWKDFEIRFNELNDEFITKLASLYPTLSPAEIKLCALLKMQLSTKEIAELSNRSQRTIEYTRTNIRKKIGLDACDNLTKHLLNI; translated from the coding sequence ATGCGTTTATTCATACCATTCGTAATTCTGTTTATGTGTTTGATAAACACAAGCAGCGGGCAGCAAACGAAGGTTGACAGTCTCAGGAACATTATTGAAATAAATGCAGGCAAGAAAATCAGCAGTCATGCACAAATTCTGCTTGCTAAGGAATTATTGCCTTCAAACCCGGAAGAAGCCTTTGAACTTCTGACCCTTACTGCCAGCGTTGAAAATGAAAACGATGATGTTGTCAGGGCTGATTACTTTAATGCATGGGGAACTTTTTATTGGTATGCGAACGATCATACCAGGGCTATTGATTTTTTCATGATGACGATGAACATAGGGAAGTCTCCAGCAATCCTGCCAAAGATTGCACAGGCTGCCAATAATATGGGTTGCCTCTATAGCAAACAGGGAAATGCCGATAGCGCCAGGAAATATCTCGAACAGGCCCTGGAAATTGATATCAAGCTTGAGAATGAAACCGGCATCATGAAATCGAAGTTCGATCTTGGCGTTTTCAATTTACGACAGGATAATTATGCAACAGCATTACTGTTGTTGCATGAAGTTGCAGATTTTCAGGAAGAAAACAAAGATTCTATTCGGCTGACATACACACTTAACGCGCTGGGCAATACATATTTCCGTCTTAACAGGAATGATAAGGCAATTGAGCAATACCACAAGGCAATAAATATTGGCGAAGTATTGGGCATGTTGGAAAATCAGATTACCGCTTATAACAACCTCACCGCAATCTACAGCGAATTGCCCGATAGCTTCAATCAGGCTTTACAACACGGATATTTAGGCATGAAACTGGCTAGCGAGAATAATGATAATACAAACCTGCTTTCGATCAGTTCCAATATCGGTAGTGCCTATCTTAGTGCGAACCAAGCAGATAGCGCATTGTATTATTATGAAAAAGCGCTCGCACTTGTGGATCAGATAAACGAACCCAGTATTCAGGCCCAATTACATATCAATGCTGGAAGGGCATATTTTGTGAATGCTCTCTATGAAAAAGCAAGACTTCACATACATAAAGGCCTGGAGATTGCTAAATCAATTAATTCTTTGTCAAATCAAAGCCGTGGGTACAAATTGCTGGCCTCGGTTGACAGCATTCAGGGCAATTTCCGGAATGCACTTATCAACTTTCAGCATTCTACCAGGCTTTACGACAGCATTTGGAGCTTAGAAAATGCTTCCAGAATAGCAGATCTTGAAATTGCTTATGAAACCCGTAAAAATGAATTTGAGATCACTCACCTTAAAAAAGAGTTTCGTTTAGTCAAAATGATGAACCTTACCGGTGTTTTTATAATACTATTACTATTAGCTGTTTCTGCTGCTGTTATTGCTTATATGCGAAGCCGGAATACTATTTATGAGCAAAAACTGCTCATACAGCAAAAGGAAAATGAGCGCGTGCAAAGTTTACTCCAGGCCAATAAACGTGAGTTGTCCGGTAAAGTCACAGCATTGATAAAGCTTGAAGAAACCATTGGCCCTATTAAAGATGAGATCAATAAATTAATTACAAGATCGAATGATGACACATCAGTTCATTTACAATCCGCTCTGCAAATGCTCACTTTAGCTGAGAAAGGGCATCAGCTTTGGAAAGACTTTGAGATCCGGTTCAATGAGCTCAATGATGAGTTCATAACTAAGCTAGCATCACTCTATCCCACCTTGTCACCAGCGGAGATCAAACTGTGTGCGCTTTTAAAAATGCAACTTTCAACAAAAGAAATCGCAGAACTAAGCAACCGCAGTCAGCGCACAATTGAATACACGCGTACCAATATCCGAAAAAAAATAGGACTTGATGCATGCGACAATCTTACCAAACATCTCTTAAATATTTAG
- a CDS encoding GNAT family N-acetyltransferase — MYQFKIYDAFTKPDQTTKNQIVNFLSDHLDEFGDEKQHIMKCLNYAVKEEPSFGGLAIVLSEDKKMLSVVIVNQTGMGGYIPENILVYIATHRDYRGKGLGKMMMKKTLEMTEGDVKLHVEHENPARFLYEKIGFTSKYLEMRYKRT, encoded by the coding sequence ATGTATCAGTTTAAAATATACGATGCTTTTACCAAGCCCGATCAAACCACCAAAAATCAAATTGTAAACTTCCTGTCCGACCACCTCGACGAGTTTGGCGATGAGAAACAACACATCATGAAATGCTTAAACTACGCGGTTAAAGAGGAACCATCCTTCGGTGGCCTTGCCATTGTTTTGAGCGAAGATAAAAAAATGCTCAGTGTTGTTATTGTGAACCAAACCGGAATGGGTGGTTATATCCCTGAAAATATTCTTGTATATATTGCTACACATCGTGATTATCGTGGCAAAGGCCTGGGTAAAATGATGATGAAAAAAACACTGGAAATGACAGAAGGCGACGTTAAACTTCACGTTGAACATGAGAACCCTGCCCGCTTTTTATATGAGAAAATTGGCTTCACAAGCAAATACCTCGAAATGCGATATAAACGAACATAA